AGACCTCCAGCGATTACAAATGTATCCCCTTATCCTATGGGCTTGGGGTAAATGTTGGTTATGGGAAAGCCAGGATttttaggccatcaatatcttatcTGCAGGGGTCTGACGCCCtcgacccccagcgatcagctgttcgCGAGCACACAGTGAATTGGAGCAGAACTGCAGCAAtctgctctgtccactacacaagaGATGGCGGAGTCAGCGCTGGAGCAACTTGGGAACAGGGGCGACCCCAACCGATTAGATAGATggtctaccctgaggataggcccttaaaggggttgtctcattatggacaatgggggcatatcactaggatatgcccccattgtcttataggtgcgggtgcgggtcccaccgctggggcTGGGAGCCTCACCTATATAgaaaacggagccccgcaagtgaaggagggcgcactgcgcatgcacagccgcccttcattcatttctatggggccggtgaaaatagcagagagctggctcggctatttccgtcgaccccatagaaatgaatgggagcgggggcggtatggtcccattcacttttatggagaGCCGGATTGTTGGTGGCCTGACCGGAGTCCTCCacccaccaccttgcggggctcagttctcgatataggtgggggtcccagtcccagcacctataggacaatgggagcatatcctagcgatatgcccccattgtccatgatgagacaatccctttaatctaCTAAACATGGACAATTCCTTCAAGTAggttttaaaggaaaaaaaaaaaaaaaatgattttacttACATGTTTCCGAGAGCGACTTCTCCCAGCAGAATCAGGCCTATCGGATTACCAGGCATTGTATGACAGTAGTTTGCACTTTTAGACACCATGTCGGCAAAGTAGATACCTTTACCAAACATGTAACCGGTCTGCAACAAGAAACAAGGACATGACGTCACCGCCATATAGACACTGATGTGCGGCATAGGAACTTGAATTAATTCCCCTGTTATTTCTCACGTCTTCGCAGCATTAACATGTGTACTCACAACAGGTGCTTCAGGTGGAGCGATTCGGAGACCCTGGGATAAGATTCCAGCAAAGTTTGTGGCGCGGGACCCGTGCCACAGCAGCTGGCGGTTGTGCAGCTGCCGGAATGGCTTGTACCGCTGCCTCTCTCCTTCTCGCGCAATCTTGAAAATCTTTTATACAGGAAACAAAGgaatcgagaaaaaaaaaaaaaaatcatttatgaaAGACccaaaatgcttttatttttgtgGATCGAGAGATGGAGAATTCCTGTTCACATATACGTGCCATTAGCGGTGTGTCACTGAAACACACAGGTTAGGCGGTGGACACATTTGGAGTCATTGTTTATATAGATTTGGACATATTTGGGgctaaagacattttttttttttgctataggtctttatacaacatttttttttgcttaattcGGCCTCTGTGTTTCACTGTACATCACAGCTGCTGTTTCCCATGAAATCCGCTCAGGCTCCAGGCCCTCTCTTTCCTGTTCAAAGCAGATTCATGGGTTTGATTTTCTCATAAATCAGCTTAGTTCATTCATAATAGAAAAGAGTGAGGGACTGAAGGTTAGAAAACCAGCGATTTATCATAGAATGGCCTTTGGCAGCTGCAATATACGGCGATACACAGAAGCTGCAGAAGCCAACGCAACATCTTTAATATAAGCCCTATTATAAAACGTTCAGCCCAATTAAAAGAACAGCTCCaagggtgtccatagcctttaattaaAGTGTACTCAAGCTTTCATCTATACTTAATTAAAACCTATTCTAAATGTGATGTAAAGAATGTTtccaatatactttatttttttaaacttttcctAGAGGAATAGGGACCTGCAGTGTGCTTTGCAATGTGTACACCTGTATAACGCAGTGTATGAATTCTCCCGGGGCCGCACTGCAGGTTGTACAGACCGGAGCACTCCTCCTCCTGCCTGTACCAGCGCTGCCCTGCTTAAGCCTGGCATTGATGGGCTATGTCTTGGTTTAGCAGAGCagacacaggcaggaggagcgatGTTCCATGTGAGCTCCTGCCCTGTGCTTGCTCTGCTCATCGCTCTTCCTGcatgtgcccactctgctaaagcctgacactGCCCACCTATGCCTGGCTTTGGCAGAGCAGCACTggcacgtgggggggggggggggctagcaaTGCTCCGGCCTGTACAGCGCTTGGTGTGGCCCTAGCGGAATCCATAATCCCATACGCAGCAGGGTACGGAATGTAATGCATGATAGGCATCTGAACtgcagaaaaagtaaaaaatatatatatatatatttatattctttACATCACATTTACAATAGATTTAGGGACACTTTAAAAGCAATGTTTCTGTAAGATACTCACATCCAGAACCTCCAGGTCATATGCATTGTGGGTCTCAGCGTGAGTGTTCTTCACATACTGATGAATTATCTTGGCCTCCTCTGAGTTCTTGTCAACCACCTGTAAAGAGAAGAAAGAATACCTCAATGTTTTCCACATGCCATAGGTTTCCCAGACTCCACTTACGGGGACCCCACTATGATAATGGAGATCCGACCGCTGGGAATCCCACCAAATTACCAGCAGTGCCATGAATGTTGCATCGCATGCACGGTGAATCAGAGGCATGCGTAACGGACCCAGCTCCCTTGTAAAAACCATATAGCATTGCACTAATATCCAGGGGTGGTACTTATGACTCACCCCCCCTCATGTACAGTTACATAGCAAAATGCTTTAAAGAGGTATATTGTATTTTACACAAGTCTACAAAAAGTTTCCATCTTTAGAGGCTTCAATACCTCAATGTCAGTTTTGATCTTTTCATATTTCACATCGATTGGATCTTTCTCGGTGTCATCCGTGCCGCCTCGTAAGAGACTGTACGCCACTTCGATGTCCAGCAGATTGTCCAACATCTGCACCTTAGCCTGGAAACACATTAAAAGATACATTGTGCAAATTGCATGAACCGTTCGGGCATATGACCAGCGCAGAGAATGCGAGTGAAATCACGGACCTGGATGTAGTCCACATTGTCCAGAAGAGGCGGCTTTTTCATTCCAAAGTCATGTGGTATTAATGTGTAGAAGCGATTGGACAGATCCAGGAGTTTGGCTTCGGTGGAACTGTCCGATACAGCCTAAAATATAGATTAAAACAAAAAGCGCCATCTAATGGTAAACCGGTAAATTACACAAAACCTCAACACTGTCCACATTTATTTTAGACACTTCATTACAAAGCATATCTGCAGGAGACACGACTCACCTGCTGCACTTCGTTCAGAATGGAATAGGCGCTCTGAATCTGGCGCTTGCTAAGTTTGCCCAATGGCATCTTCTGGAGATCAATCTGCAACAAAGAGGAGAATTTCTTATTAGCCTAAGCAGACGACGCATACAGCGCAGCAGCGGTCTTCGACTCTCCATCTGTTGGCTAGGCTACCCACTTGTTAGGACGCCAAATCCCCCATCTCTTTGGTAGATGCTCCTCAAGGAGCCCCCTGCTGTTACATCCCACAACTTATGCCCTATCCACAGCATAAGAAATGTTTGACCGGCTGGGGTCCAACCACCGGGGACCTCGCTGGCCACTAGAACGGAGGTCTGTGTTCCCCTTGAATGGAGGCAGCGGACATGCCTGTCTGCTACTTCATTCAAATTGACTGATTTACTGAGCACGTGTGACCACCAGCACTGCGCACATAACGTGGACATTTACGTCAGGGGGCGCCATGTCAAGTGTGCAATAGCAAGGGGGCAACATGACAGGCATGCAATAGCAATGGGCACCATAATATGTACGTAACACCAGGGGGCACAGAGTAAATGAATATCTGTGTGTGGGAAACCCACTGAGTTGTGTATTTTAAATCTAAAGACCAGGAGGGAAAAATACCTCAAACTCCACCATGGCCTTCTTCATGCTCTCCACGTCAAATATCATCTTGATGAGCTCCTGCACAGCCTTGGGGAGTTTGGATTTCGTACCGGCTCCTTCGGAGAGCTTCTTCACAACATCTTCCTCCTGCAAAACACAAGTAAAAATTTACTGATCAAACTGAGCAGGTATAAGGCAAATATATAAACGGTGTCAGAATCTGGTGGATCCCTTTATGTGTATGGTACAGAGCCTCATACATTGCCTAAAATAGCGGCGGTCCAGGCGGAATACACTGGACCCTCCATAATTATGTACCTGTCCGTAGTCAATCTCCAGGGGGTAGAACTTGTTGGGGTACTTTGTGAAATTTGTCGAATGCCACGCATTGCCCGTCTTTTCTTGGTACAGGTTCAAGAAATGGTCAATGGCTTCTTCTTTGGAGGTCATTTCTTCTAGTTTATTACTGCCGATAACCGTGCCTACGCGACCCCAGGAACGGAAGACCCAGTACCTGCAGAGAGcaccacaaaaaattaaaacgctTGTTACAAGCCTGTGCAACGTACTGTATTTTTAGGGGAGGGGAATGAAATGTAGTGAGCCTCATGGAGTGACTATATTCAAGAGCACGTCCATTatgaaagcactcattagtatgcaggaggtgCTGGGAGCGGCGAGTGGAACACCGCCATGGATGGCTGTACTCAAGGAAGGCTCTCTAGTCTTCCTCTGGACCCAGTGCTGCACGACCTACAGTGTTCAGGGCATAGTGCATGCATGTAGGACTCACTATGGCCCGATTCTGTGcgatgtcaggtcacagtgcagcacggAGACCAGAAGAAGGCCAGGGAGCGTTGAGTGAAAGAGACCGGTGGATCTGAAGAATGGTGGAGCTATCCGGAGAAGGAGAGGCAAGTTAATTAATTATTAGGTCTGATAAaatatggggatctgattggaGGTCTAAAggatcttgggggggggggggttctgattAGAAGTCTGAAGGATCTTGGGGTTCTGatgaaaaaatatggtaattcccAGAAGAATGCCGTCATCTCCACCAGGGCAGAGACAGGGATTACACACCTGGAGTCTCTGTCGTGTTCAATTAGCTGCAGTTTGTAGTAAGAGTTGGTCCCTCGGGTTATATCTACCAGGCCGAGAGTGGCGCTGAAGATCTTGCCGCTCTTCTCCAGCACGTGAGATGAATTTTCCAGCCCTGAAAGGAAAAACTCGACATTTCAGACACAGCAGATCCATGGGAGCCCTCGCCCGCTACAGCtcaggggtccattcacacgcggCAGATTTGTCGCAGAAAGCCACACACCTGCCGCAGAATCAACTCCATTAAGATTGATCGGACAGTAGCCGAAAACAATGCAACAAACCTGCTGCATGTGAACACACCCTGAAGAACGGCTTACCAGAATCGGGGTCGACAGCTGCTCCTCCTTTGACagtcagtttcatttttttctcGGATTTGCTGCCCCCTAAAACAGGAAATTATTCTTGGTTATCTGCAAATCAGTGATCTTTACATGAAAACATGgggggaaaaataaatataataataaaatccgatcTATTCTGGCTCTGGGATTTTAGACATTTTTCCTACTCACCCTGCTCCTCCTTCACTTTCCCCGCGCTCTTTCCTGCGGTAGACTTGGGTTTTGGCTTGGGCTCCACTTCCATCTTCACCTCTGCCCCCCAGGTAGAAATCCCGTGCTGGGTCAGTAGTTCCTGGATGCTCTTCCCAGACTGCACTTCCTTGAGGAAGTTCTCGCTCACCACTCGCACGTTGGCAGCTTTTACTTCTTCCATCTTCTTATTCATCTTCTCCACCTCCTCTGTGGATGGTCAAGACACAAGCATGTTACcttaacctcctaacagtcacgCTAAAAATCaggaaaaccctcccaaaaatgtcactttttagaAAATCTTgttgcatttttaaccctttagcgaCAATTAATTTTAGACATTAGGACCAGTAACATTTTTCCCCTCTGTATTccaagtcaactttttttttttttttcttctaaatgtgaAACCATTTTGGGATGATCTCGCTATCATATTAAATaacttatacatttattttaagggggaaagatataaaaaaaataaagcaattttaacattattttgtgaAATTTACTTACGGCGTTCATtgtgtggtataaataacataactttattatgtgggtcactacaatgatgataataccacatttctatagactttttactatttttcctttcctcctgcagGCTGTTTGCTCTGCAACTGCCCCCTCCTCCAGACTGAAGAGGAGGGGGGCGGCtgttttagctgctcatatctctggatcGTTAGGAGCTAGAGATATGGGTATTCCAAGCATTCAAACactaccagaatgacagcaatatcttCAGTAAATGGGAAGATATCGctgttagaaatcgggatgcagtgaatgcagctgtAAGTGAAAGTAAACACAGGTTTTAGTGCATTTATTCCCGACTCTCCTGCTTCCTGTTGTGATCATGTtcctttattaaagggaacctgtcaccaggattttgtgtatagggttgagaacatgggttgctagatggccgctagcacatccgcaatatccagtccccatagctctgtgtgcttttattgtgtaaaaaaaaaaatttgatacatatgcaaattaacctgagatgagtcctgtcccttagATGAGTCacgcacaggactcatctcaggttaatttgcatatgtatcaaatcgtgttttttacacaataaaagcacacagagctatggggactgggtattgcggatgtgctagcggccatctagcagcccatgtcctcagctctatacacaaaatccaggtgacaggttccctttaaagcatggAATGCCAGTTTTCAAAGATCCGGCCCATGTCTCTAGCTTATGGCAATGAGAAGATTTCAGCAGCTAAAGCAGGACCCCACCATCCATTGCCCCTTCCACCCAAGTAGTGCTCAGGCAAaataggtggttaaaggggttgtctcacgtcagcaaacagcatttacgctgggttcacacctgagcgttctgaaaggagcgctctgtatgcgcgattgtaccggcgtttgcaatcgcgcatacagagacaagcgaacgcccattgtcgcgcgttcccggaagtctatgtacgggaacgcgcgacaagaccccccaaagaagctcatgtacttcttggggcgtcgggcgttttacagcgcgatcgtacgccctgtaaaacgcccaggtgagaaccattcccatagggaatcattagtttctccttgttgagcgttttacagcgcgtaggaacgcgctgtaaaacgctcaggtgtgaacccagccttatcaaGTAGAGAAAGTGGTCGTGTAAGAAAAAGTGTCAGCCAGGACcgcgggagtgcacataggccagagctttttcctagtgtccaagcacgaccaccactactggattgccaggtggtcataaccatggaaacaagcagggaAGGCAAAGGGGGGAGCAGGGAGCGAGAAGTAGACAGGGCAAGGGGCAAACCGACAAAGGAGCAAAGAAGGTGAGGGACAGGTCAAGAGAGGAGCAGAAAAATCAAGGGgcaaacagaaaataatgcagagaggaggagggggcaaAGGAAGGACCAAAGAACGGAGGGAAACTGCAGTACGGTAGAAGCTGTGACTGGCACTTACTCTGGCTGCTGATGCAGACCGTGGCTTTATTCACAGATCCGGTTGTCTTTCCGCCCAGCTCTTCTATCGAAGCCCGTATCTCCTCTTTGTTCTTGGACAGTTTACCCAGTACCAGAATCACCATTTTGGTCAACGGTTtacctaaaaaagaaaaaaacatttaactGCGGAGGTCACCACCTCAATATTCACTGACAGCAGAAAAAGTGCAGACGGCCACTCACCTTCAGGTAAGGGCTCCTCTTTAACAGCCGGGGCGGTAGAGACAGGAGCAGAGACCGGGAGGGGGGCCGCAGGAGGGAAGCCGCGGTCCTGTCTCTTAAACTTGAACTTCTTCAAATACGGAACCTCATGGAACTCCTAGAAACAGGAAAACGTAAGAAAGAGGGAGAAACGTCACTAAAACTGGAGATAAAGCGGCAAGCTCAGTCCTGATGCCCATGTATAAGATGGCTAATCAAAACTCCTGAAAATTATTATAGATCCACATACAAGTCAACAgggggcggtattatagtagttatattcttgtacataggaggcagtattatagtagttatattcttgtacatagagcagtattatagtagttatattcttataggagcagtattatagtagttatattcttgtacataggagcagtattatagtagttatattcttgtacataggaggcagtattatagtagttatattcttgtacataggagcagtattatagtagttatattcttgtacataggaggcagtattatagtagttatattcttgtacataggaggcagtattatagtagttatattcttgtacataggaggcagtattatagtagttatattcttgtacataggagcagtattatagtagttatattcttgtacatagagcagtattatagtagttatattcttataggagcagtattatagtagttatattcttgtacataggaggcagtattatagtagttatgttcttgtacataggagcagtattatagtagttatattcttgtatacaggagcagtattatagcagttatattcttgcacataggagcagtattatagtagttatattcttgtacataggagcagtattatagtagttatattcttgtacataggagcagtattatagtagttatattcttgtatacaggagcagtattatagcagttatattcttgcacataggagcagtattatagtagttatattcttgtacataggagcagtattatagtagttatattcttgtacataggaggcagtattatagtagttatattcttgtacataggagcagtattatagtagttatattcttgtatacaggagcagtattatagcagttatattcttgcacataggagcaatattatagtagttatattcttgtacatgggagcagtattatagtagttatattcctgtacataggggcggtattatagtagttatattcttgtacataggaggcagtattatggtagttatattcttgtacataggagcagtattatagtagttatattcttgtacataggaggcagtattatagtagttatattcttgtacacaggagcagtattatagcagttatattcttgcacataggagcagtattatagcagttatattcttgtacataggaggcagtattatagtagttatattcttgtacataggaggcagtattatagtagttatattcttgtacataggaggcagtattatagtagttatgttcttgtacataggagcagtattatagtagttatattcttgtacataggagcagtattatagtagttatattcttgtacacaggagcagtattgtagtattcTTGCAGGTATGGGGCAGGATTACACACAATCTTGTCAGTACTGCTCTGCTGAGGACAGGACTACATAGGAGGCAGATAATATAGAAGTACTTTACCTTAGGTGTCACCCAGTCCTTTCTGTCAGGAGTCTGTGTTTTAGCAACACATTTTGTCCAGGCGCTGATATCTCCTGTACAGTAGTAGCCATCGGTCTTGAACACAAACTGTCCCTTACATTCCTCACAAGGGAGCAAAGCACCAAACGCCATGCCGTCCGCCACCCGGTccaggatctgcagcaccacagaAGTGAACAGACTTTAGAAATTGTACAGCAATATATTCTGCAAGTCTGCCACCCAAGGCACACCCGTGACGTCACATTATTGCGCACCcacaaataatatttatttttacactattttccaATAGACGTTAACAATTCTTAAGAGGTTTCATTATCTCCGCTTGCTGCCATTTAACAACTTCTTCCTCGCTCACAGGTAAACTCTCCAGAAATGGCTATAAAGTGATGATCTACATGTATCTGGATTACGGTATTACCACTTACATTCGTCTCCCCAGATGGGACCTGCTGTTTATTGGCGATAAGCAGCTCCTTCATGTCGTTGGTGCTGCAAACCTTCTTCAGCTCATCCTTTATGCTCCAGATGAGCTCCGTCTGTTCCTGTGTCGGGAGAAAAGGAGAGAATTGATGTAAAGAAAGAAAATATGTCAATgattacgcaaaaaaaaaaaaaaaatggcatttcacggtccctctattattcctctgGAAAATGTATGCATATATTTGTAGATAAGGAAGGCGTTTACTGACAAGTCCAGTGGTACCAGCCAGGAGTAATTGTGCGTCCCTTTCACTCACCTTGAGCAATTTCTCAAGTTTTGATTCCTTTTCCTTCTCCTTCTTTAATTTCTTTTTGGAAACGGCAGATCCGTCCAGCTCATCTCCTTTTCTTTTCCTAAAGAAATGTTAAAGAAAGACTTAGGTGGACTTGTTATCACACCGACCAGGAGACGATCTGAGGATTCCCAATATATACAAAAAGCACATACTTATCTTATAAACAATAAGTACTATTAATATACACAAATAAACCGCATCGCAAgttgagtcactgtgtacacttatcccgagttacattctgtattacactccagagctgcactcactattctgctggtgcaatcactgtgtccatacattacttatcctgtactgatcccgagttacatcctgtattatactccagagctgcactcactattctgctggtggagtcactgagtacatacattacttatcctgtactgatcccgagttacatcctgtattatactccagagctgcactcactattctgctggtgcagtcactgtgtacatacattacttatcctgtactgatcccgagttacatcctgtattatactccagagctgcactcactattctgctggtggagtcactgtgtacatacattacattacttatcctgtactgatcctgagttacatcctgtattatactccagagctgcactcactattctgctggtgcagtcactgtgtacatacattacttatcctgtactgatcctgagttacttcctgtattatactccagagctgcactcactattctgctggtgcagtcactgtgtacatacattacttatcctgtactgatcccgagttacatcctgtattatactccagagctgcactcactattctgctggtggagtcactgtgtacttacatacattacttatcctgtactgatcctgagttacagcctgtattatactccagagctgcactcactattttgctggtggagtcactgtgtacatacagtacattactgatcctgagatccatcctgtattatactccagagctgcactcactattctgcccaTGTTTCATTTCTTCAACACATTGAAGCGCCAAATACAGTAATGTCACCGTTATACCGCAGTTAGTGACCACATAGAACTCTAGCCAGAGATGGTGAACCCTCCAGGAGACAGAGCGTTATTCAGAGACCCCAGTCCGTAAATTCTGCCAAAATGTTCCTAAACTGAATGGGGGTGAATACTTATGCATTCAAGTTTGAAAATAAAACTAAACCTCTGCCACGATTCAAGGTAAAATTCACAAACAAAACCAAATATCTAGGGGTGTTGAATACTTTCTGCCAGGTGCTGAGTATAACGCCTCTATCATGGAAATCAACCCCGAGCGGCAGTAATAATGAGGAAACCTGTGACACGGCCCGATGCTCTGGAGTCTGTAACCTGTGACGCCTCTCCCCCTAATTAAGCCTTCCTGATGTCGAGGTGTGACCGCCGTATACCAGGAGAGGGACGCTGCTGTATCCTCCCGAGCGGACATAAGGGGACATTAGAGCCTCCGCGTCTAATTACTGAGGTAATTCATCAAATCAGCGCTCAACACCTTCACTAATGATGACGAGGAGCATCTGCTGCGAGGAGAGAAGGCGCTGATAAATACAGGACCAGGGACCCACCGACAGCGAGAACACAGGAGGATCATCCCAGGACGTGAACCGCACATGGAGCAGATCTGTAagtcaggataagtaatgtaatgtatgtacacagtgactgcaccagcagaatagtgagtgcagctctggagtataatacagggtgtaactcaggatcagtacaggataagtaatgtaat
The genomic region above belongs to Bufo gargarizans isolate SCDJY-AF-19 chromosome 4, ASM1485885v1, whole genome shotgun sequence and contains:
- the PARP1 gene encoding poly [ADP-ribose] polymerase 1, producing the protein MADASEKLYRAEYAKSSRASCKKCGDNISKESLRLAIMVQSPVFDGKVPHWHHYLCFWKRARVLSQAEIDGFTDLRWEDQEKIKKAIETGGAAGVMADASEKLYWAEYAKSSRASCKKCGDNISKESLRLAIMVESPVFDGKVPHWHHYLCFWTRARVLSQAEIDGFTDLRWEDQEKIKKAIETGGAAGVMADASEKLYRAEYAKSSRASCKKCGDNISKESLRLAIMVQSPMFDGKVPHWHHYLCFWKRARVLSQAEIDGFTDLRWEDQEKIKKAIETGGAAGGPGGDGKGGKANMTLNDFAAEYAKSNRSTCKGCEEKIEKGQVRLSKKSLDVERPQLGMIDRWYHPDCFVSRREELGFLSIYSASQMKGFSILSAEDKETLKAKLPAVKTEAGKRKGDELDGSAVSKKKLKKEKEKESKLEKLLKEQTELIWSIKDELKKVCSTNDMKELLIANKQQVPSGETNILDRVADGMAFGALLPCEECKGQFVFKTDGYYCTGDISAWTKCVAKTQTPDRKDWVTPKEFHEVPYLKKFKFKRQDRGFPPAAPLPVSAPVSTAPAVKEEPLPEGKPLTKMVILVLGKLSKNKEEIRASIEELGGKTTGSVNKATVCISSQKEVEKMNKKMEEVKAANVRVVSENFLKEVQSGKSIQELLTQHGISTWGAEVKMEVEPKPKPKSTAGKSAGKVKEEQGGSKSEKKMKLTVKGGAAVDPDSGLENSSHVLEKSGKIFSATLGLVDITRGTNSYYKLQLIEHDRDSRYWVFRSWGRVGTVIGSNKLEEMTSKEEAIDHFLNLYQEKTGNAWHSTNFTKYPNKFYPLEIDYGQEEDVVKKLSEGAGTKSKLPKAVQELIKMIFDVESMKKAMVEFEIDLQKMPLGKLSKRQIQSAYSILNEVQQAVSDSSTEAKLLDLSNRFYTLIPHDFGMKKPPLLDNVDYIQAKVQMLDNLLDIEVAYSLLRGGTDDTEKDPIDVKYEKIKTDIEVVDKNSEEAKIIHQYVKNTHAETHNAYDLEVLDIFKIAREGERQRYKPFRQLHNRQLLWHGSRATNFAGILSQGLRIAPPEAPVTGYMFGKGIYFADMVSKSANYCHTMPGNPIGLILLGEVALGNMHELKAAAHIAKVPKGKHSVKGLGRTAPDPAATVQLDGVDVPMGKGVSTNIADTSLLYNEYIVYDIAQVNLKYLLKLKFNYKGGMMW